A genomic window from Agreia sp. COWG includes:
- a CDS encoding carbon-phosphorus lyase complex subunit PhnI → MYVAVKGGERAIANAHALLAKEGRGASDVPRIDAVQVAGQLGVVVSRIMTEGSLYDPELAARALLQAQGDVLEAVTLLRSYRTTLPRFGYTEALDTSGLPPQRRISATFKDLPGGQQLGATFDYTHRLFAEAEPDAEPDSKPGMPGAAADSAQPDAARHDDTAMPRVSDLLGASALIEPDSHDGQDDVEPADITREPTVFPLSRAERLQVLARGDEGFLLGLAYSSQRGFGNTHPFAGEIRVGEVEVEFHAPELGFAVPLGRIDVTECQMVNQFTGSADAPAQFTRGYGLAFGRSERKAMSMSIVDRALRAEEFDERVVSPVQDEEFVISHSDNVEATGFVEHLKLPHYVDFQAELVLVRRLNREFHERRAAKDSTENGVMA, encoded by the coding sequence ATGTACGTCGCCGTCAAGGGCGGGGAGCGCGCCATCGCCAACGCGCACGCACTCCTCGCGAAGGAGGGCCGCGGTGCCTCTGATGTGCCCAGGATCGACGCCGTGCAGGTGGCCGGGCAGCTGGGCGTCGTGGTCTCGCGCATCATGACCGAAGGGTCGCTCTACGACCCCGAACTCGCCGCCCGAGCGCTGCTGCAGGCGCAGGGAGACGTGCTCGAGGCTGTGACGCTGCTGCGCTCGTACCGCACGACGCTGCCCCGCTTCGGCTACACGGAGGCCCTCGACACGTCGGGCCTGCCGCCCCAGCGTCGCATCTCGGCCACGTTCAAAGATCTGCCAGGGGGCCAGCAGCTCGGGGCCACCTTCGACTACACGCATCGCCTCTTCGCCGAAGCGGAGCCCGACGCGGAGCCCGATTCCAAGCCCGGTATGCCCGGTGCCGCTGCCGACTCCGCCCAGCCGGATGCGGCGCGCCACGACGACACGGCCATGCCCCGCGTCTCCGACCTGCTCGGCGCCTCGGCGCTGATCGAACCGGATTCCCACGACGGCCAAGACGACGTGGAACCCGCCGACATCACCCGCGAGCCGACGGTGTTTCCCCTGAGCAGGGCCGAGCGGTTGCAGGTTCTCGCTCGCGGCGACGAGGGTTTTCTGCTCGGTCTGGCGTACTCGAGCCAGCGCGGCTTCGGAAATACCCACCCCTTCGCCGGCGAGATCAGGGTCGGTGAGGTCGAGGTCGAATTCCACGCGCCCGAGCTCGGCTTCGCCGTGCCGCTCGGCCGCATCGACGTGACCGAGTGCCAGATGGTCAACCAGTTCACCGGCAGCGCGGATGCCCCGGCCCAGTTCACCCGCGGCTACGGCCTGGCCTTCGGGCGCAGTGAGAGAAAGGCCATGTCGATGTCGATCGTCGACCGCGCCCTGCGCGCGGAGGAGTTCGACGAGCGCGTCGTCTCTCCCGTGCAAGACGAGGAGTTCGTGATCAGCCACAGCGACAACGTGGAGGCGACCGGTTTCGTCGAGCACCTCAAGCTTCCGCACTACGTGGACTTTCAGGCCGAGCTGGTGCTGGTGCGCCGCCTGAACAGGGAGTTCCACGAACGACGGGCAGCGAAGGATTCGACCGAGAACGGGGTGATGGCGTGA
- the phnH gene encoding phosphonate C-P lyase system protein PhnH: MNRGPDGATSPRTPAIPAPGFADPARDSQRAFRAILDALAHPARRFALDGPAGAPDALGAGLGAVALTVLDEDCAVWLGGRLGENSEVAAWLAFHTGVRIVAAAADADFVFSDFGSMPPLASLRQGSEEAPHGSATVVLDVRGPDGDSSEVASTAAAFDYVARGPGIDGSTTFAATWADDRFGEQWSRNVALFPRGVDLLLVDERAIEALPRTTRLTAQNGA; encoded by the coding sequence ATGAACCGCGGGCCGGACGGCGCGACGTCTCCGCGCACGCCGGCGATCCCCGCGCCCGGCTTCGCCGACCCCGCCCGCGACTCGCAGCGCGCGTTCCGGGCCATTCTCGACGCGCTCGCGCATCCGGCTCGGCGTTTCGCCCTCGACGGCCCGGCGGGGGCACCGGATGCCCTCGGCGCCGGTCTCGGGGCCGTGGCCCTGACTGTGCTCGACGAGGACTGCGCCGTGTGGCTCGGCGGGCGGCTGGGCGAGAATTCCGAGGTGGCGGCGTGGCTGGCGTTCCACACAGGGGTGAGGATCGTCGCCGCTGCGGCGGACGCAGACTTCGTGTTCTCGGACTTCGGTTCGATGCCGCCTCTCGCGTCGCTGCGGCAGGGGTCAGAGGAGGCACCGCACGGCTCGGCGACGGTCGTTCTCGACGTGCGCGGGCCCGATGGGGACTCCAGCGAGGTGGCCTCGACCGCCGCAGCCTTCGACTACGTCGCCCGGGGCCCGGGCATCGACGGCTCAACCACCTTCGCCGCGACGTGGGCCGACGACCGCTTCGGCGAGCAGTGGAGCCGGAACGTAGCGCTCTTTCCGCGCGGGGTCGACCTGCTGCTCGTCGACGAGCGCGCCATCGAGGCGTTGCCTCGAACCACGCGACTGACCGCACAGAACGGAGCCTGA
- the phnG gene encoding phosphonate C-P lyase system protein PhnG has protein sequence MTAQADTPADAPSAVTAERQRWMRTLASAETSELEAAWLEWEPKPEVQQIRGPEAGLVMVRGRIDAGGARFNLGEATVSRSTVRLHGAPLDEDVLGSSYVLGVRLEHASVAAIFDGILSDPGLHERALRDVISPLEKAQAERDDARRTEARGTLVDFFTVAREHE, from the coding sequence ATGACCGCACAGGCGGATACACCCGCAGATGCACCCTCGGCCGTGACAGCCGAGAGACAGCGCTGGATGCGCACCCTCGCGTCGGCCGAGACGAGCGAACTCGAGGCGGCATGGCTCGAGTGGGAGCCGAAGCCCGAGGTGCAGCAGATCAGAGGCCCGGAGGCCGGCCTCGTGATGGTGCGCGGTCGCATCGATGCGGGAGGCGCGCGGTTCAACCTGGGCGAGGCCACCGTCTCGCGCTCCACGGTTCGGCTGCACGGCGCGCCGCTCGACGAGGATGTTCTCGGCAGCTCCTATGTGCTGGGCGTGAGGCTCGAGCACGCGAGCGTCGCGGCCATCTTCGACGGCATCCTGAGCGACCCCGGCCTGCATGAGCGGGCACTGCGCGACGTGATCTCGCCTCTCGAGAAGGCCCAGGCCGAGCGCGACGACGCCCGGCGCACCGAGGCGCGCGGAACCCTCGTCGACTTCTTCACCGTCGCCCGGGAGCACGAATGA